The Legionella cincinnatiensis genome includes a region encoding these proteins:
- the epmB gene encoding EF-P beta-lysylation protein EpmB: MRDTSLSWQKKLAQGFTSVTELLTYLELPLSTGNLHAEKQFPSRIPLGFASRMQKGNPLDPLLLQVLAAEYELQGSEEYSTDPLEEHSTTSVRGLMHKYHGRVLLTTTGVCAVNCRYCFRRHFPYQANNPGRAGFKRICDYIAQDTSITEVILSGGDPLLASDVVLGELIEQLEQIAHLHTLRIHTRIPVVFPERVDLGLLSVLKKVKLNKVMVLHCNHAQELDDSVRHVLHELRQIDCHLLNQTVLLAGINDNAPVLADLSQTLFSFGVLPYYLHVLDKVKGAAHFDLPFNTVQAIYQQLQNLLPGYLLPRLVREEPGKLSKTLLI; the protein is encoded by the coding sequence ATGCGAGATACCTCTTTAAGTTGGCAAAAAAAATTAGCCCAGGGCTTTACTTCAGTAACTGAATTATTAACGTATCTGGAGTTACCCTTATCAACTGGGAATTTACATGCTGAAAAGCAATTTCCTAGCCGTATTCCTTTGGGATTTGCAAGCCGTATGCAAAAAGGAAATCCTCTTGATCCCTTGTTACTTCAGGTGTTGGCCGCTGAATATGAGCTGCAAGGGAGTGAAGAGTACAGTACTGATCCTTTGGAGGAGCATAGCACTACTTCAGTTCGAGGGCTTATGCACAAATATCATGGTCGTGTTTTATTGACAACGACTGGTGTATGTGCCGTGAATTGTCGTTATTGTTTTCGCAGACATTTTCCTTATCAGGCTAATAATCCTGGGCGAGCAGGATTTAAACGTATTTGTGATTATATTGCTCAAGATACGAGTATTACCGAAGTAATTTTAAGTGGAGGCGATCCCTTATTAGCATCTGATGTTGTTCTTGGGGAGCTGATAGAACAGTTAGAACAGATCGCTCATTTGCATACTTTACGGATTCATACACGTATTCCCGTGGTTTTTCCAGAACGAGTCGATTTGGGCTTACTTTCAGTATTAAAAAAGGTTAAATTGAATAAGGTTATGGTGTTGCATTGCAATCATGCCCAAGAACTTGATGATTCTGTGCGACACGTACTTCATGAATTACGGCAAATCGATTGTCATTTGTTAAACCAAACAGTTTTATTAGCGGGCATCAATGACAATGCTCCTGTTTTGGCTGATTTGAGTCAAACATTATTTTCATTTGGTGTCTTGCCCTATTATTTACATGTGTTAGATAAAGTAAAGGGAGCCGCTCATTTTGATTTGCCATTTAATACGGTACAAGCTATTTACCAACAATTACAAAATTTATTGCCGGGGTACTTGCTGCCTCGTTTAGTGCGGGAAGAACCTGGAAAATTAAGTAAGACTTTATTAATTTAA
- a CDS encoding chromate transporter, with product MLRTLFDIILSFGKIGLISLGGGNSMLKLMEYEAVEYRHWIGQEEFVAMVGSTFIFPGLTGVKLSALIGYKAAGITGLIFAILSLNLPGLLMAVAGYHWLTSHNGPGMRKIMIGVQYGALALLAAASYSVAQGVVGMYFSIPIALCCVLFFLALTFWNLSPFYGFILFIGVCFFLVR from the coding sequence ATGCTAAGGACCCTTTTTGATATTATTCTAAGTTTTGGAAAAATTGGACTCATCTCCTTAGGAGGTGGTAACTCTATGTTAAAGCTCATGGAATATGAGGCTGTTGAGTACCGACATTGGATAGGACAAGAAGAATTTGTTGCGATGGTTGGCTCAACCTTTATTTTCCCTGGACTAACAGGTGTTAAATTATCCGCACTCATAGGATATAAAGCGGCTGGAATCACCGGATTAATTTTTGCCATTCTTAGCCTTAATTTACCGGGATTACTCATGGCTGTGGCGGGATATCATTGGTTGACCAGTCACAATGGACCAGGAATGCGTAAAATCATGATCGGCGTGCAATACGGTGCTCTGGCCTTACTTGCTGCAGCAAGTTACTCCGTTGCTCAAGGGGTTGTGGGCATGTATTTTTCTATTCCAATTGCTTTGTGCTGCGTTCTATTTTTTCTTGCTTTAACCTTTTGGAATTTGTCACCCTTTTATGGTTTCATATTATTTATTGGGGTTTGTTTTTTTCTAGTACGTTGA
- a CDS encoding aminoglycoside phosphotransferase family protein, giving the protein MHARENALKEWLIYTLKHQDFHLVSLAGDASFRRYFRLRHNGITQVVMDAPPDKENLEPFIHIAQTLKKAGIPTPEILAVDLEQGFLLLSDLGDQLLLNDLRLETANKYYHQAIETLIKIQSCSIHDPSLLPFDKPHMLKEMNLCIEWFFKSYLTLDLNQDELTLIQKTMDWLATEIAQQPLTFIHRDYHSRNLMLIKEQTEVSLGVIDFQDAMCGPVTYDLVSLLKDCYISWPRQQILEWMSFFYTHQSAIANHYSLAEFIRAFDLCGLQRHLKVLGIFCRLYLRDNKPRYLKDLPLTLKYVLECTEIYEELHPFFHFLQMRVYLP; this is encoded by the coding sequence ATGCATGCACGAGAAAACGCACTGAAAGAATGGCTCATTTACACGTTAAAACATCAAGATTTTCACTTAGTATCTTTAGCCGGAGATGCCAGTTTTAGAAGATATTTTCGCCTGCGACACAATGGGATAACCCAAGTGGTGATGGATGCTCCTCCAGACAAAGAAAATCTTGAGCCATTTATACACATTGCCCAAACTCTTAAGAAAGCTGGAATACCTACTCCTGAAATTCTTGCTGTAGATCTTGAGCAAGGATTTCTCTTATTAAGCGACTTAGGGGATCAACTTTTATTGAATGATCTTAGGCTTGAAACAGCCAATAAATACTATCATCAAGCGATAGAAACTTTAATTAAAATTCAATCCTGTTCCATTCACGATCCCAGCTTGCTTCCTTTTGATAAGCCTCATATGCTTAAGGAAATGAATCTATGCATTGAATGGTTTTTTAAATCGTATCTTACTTTAGATCTCAATCAAGATGAATTAACTCTAATACAGAAAACAATGGATTGGCTTGCTACAGAAATAGCGCAACAACCATTAACTTTTATTCATCGAGACTACCACTCCCGTAATTTAATGCTCATCAAGGAACAAACTGAAGTTAGCTTGGGTGTTATTGATTTCCAAGACGCCATGTGTGGCCCTGTAACTTATGACTTAGTTTCGTTACTCAAAGATTGTTATATTTCTTGGCCACGTCAACAAATTCTAGAATGGATGAGCTTCTTTTATACTCATCAAAGTGCGATAGCCAATCATTACTCCTTAGCTGAATTTATTCGCGCCTTTGATCTTTGTGGATTGCAAAGACACTTAAAAGTTTTAGGAATCTTTTGTCGTTTATATTTACGCGATAATAAACCTAGATACCTCAAAGATTTGCCTTTGACATTAAAATATGTTCTTGAATGTACAGAGATTTACGAAGAATTACATCCGTTTTTTCACTTTCTTCAAATGAGAGTTTATTTACCATGA
- a CDS encoding acyl-CoA dehydrogenase encodes MAILFFLLYLIFTLVVLYRAMNPLVWELGSVFYLIIATFAIGLPWIVGFLLWLVIITALLVVYLEPLRAAIADYLYKTAGKSIPKLSKTEEEALNAGDTWLEQDIFTGKPDWDRLANVSTTLSTEEQAFLDNETQTLCGMLDEWEISQAHDLPEKVWTYIKENGFLGLVIPKEYGGKGFSARTHSDVVMKIASRSGVAAVTVMVPNSLGPGELINYYGTEEQKTYYLPRLAKGIDIPCFALTEPGAGSDATSIQSDAIVVQKTVDGEMVLGLNITLDKRWITLAPIATLIGLAVNVKDPNGLLQGEGVEGITCLLISRDTPNLEIGNRHLPADQPFMNGTIRGKDIFVPISTVIGGQKRIGSGWQMLVECLSIGRSISLPALGAASSSVCYLATSAFARIRCQFNVEIGQFEGVVEKLAEIAGLNYLINSTRLLTVAAVNEHKKPSVASAITKYFNTELARIVVNSAMDVHAGRGVVVGPRNYLTNFYQGVPISITVEGANIMSRNLLIFGQGSMACHPYIRDEFYAISNQDKEAFRKVIWKHIQYFLQNFAKTVCSAWTAGIFISAPKQKMKREYKRLARLSHAYAWLADLSLIKLGGDLKRKERLSARLADGMSYLYMAMAVLRNVQLNGDHPDDQLYAQWAVSYCFYHAQKAMINLCNNFPSRVLGAVVRFLAFPLGQTMRYPSDKLDYKLVKLAAQNNLYRDRVKKSIYLSGDPQQPVDRVEHALQLIIKTEEITQKLGDLKRVKFGKLRAILQEKVEKNEINQQEMDELLSVEAARWDAILVDEFTFDSMKNRSFKSVIDEIKSPFM; translated from the coding sequence ATGGCCATTTTGTTTTTTTTACTCTACCTGATATTTACTTTAGTGGTGCTCTATAGAGCAATGAATCCATTAGTTTGGGAGTTAGGAAGCGTTTTTTATTTAATCATAGCAACATTTGCTATTGGTTTGCCTTGGATTGTTGGTTTCCTACTCTGGTTAGTAATTATCACGGCATTACTTGTAGTCTATCTAGAACCTTTGCGTGCAGCTATTGCGGATTATCTTTACAAAACAGCAGGTAAATCGATTCCTAAATTGTCAAAAACGGAAGAGGAAGCACTTAATGCTGGTGATACTTGGTTGGAACAAGATATTTTTACAGGAAAGCCTGATTGGGATAGATTAGCCAATGTAAGTACCACTCTTTCAACAGAGGAGCAGGCGTTCCTCGATAATGAAACTCAAACTTTATGTGGCATGTTAGATGAATGGGAAATCAGCCAGGCTCATGATTTACCTGAGAAAGTTTGGACTTACATCAAAGAAAATGGTTTTTTAGGGTTAGTAATTCCTAAGGAATACGGCGGCAAAGGTTTTTCTGCGCGCACCCATTCTGATGTAGTGATGAAAATTGCTAGCCGTTCTGGGGTAGCGGCAGTGACTGTAATGGTACCTAATTCGTTAGGCCCAGGAGAACTAATCAATTATTATGGTACAGAGGAACAAAAGACTTATTATTTGCCACGTTTAGCAAAAGGCATTGATATCCCTTGTTTTGCTTTAACTGAACCAGGCGCAGGTAGTGATGCAACCTCAATCCAGTCCGATGCTATTGTGGTACAGAAGACTGTTGATGGTGAAATGGTATTAGGTTTAAACATTACTTTAGACAAGCGCTGGATTACTTTAGCGCCAATTGCTACGTTGATTGGTTTAGCGGTTAATGTTAAGGATCCTAATGGGTTATTACAAGGTGAAGGAGTGGAGGGAATTACTTGTTTACTCATTTCTCGTGATACTCCTAATCTAGAAATTGGAAATCGGCATTTACCAGCAGATCAACCTTTTATGAATGGTACTATCCGCGGAAAAGATATTTTTGTGCCTATCTCTACTGTAATTGGAGGACAAAAAAGAATAGGAAGTGGATGGCAAATGTTGGTTGAGTGTTTATCAATTGGTCGTTCTATTTCTTTGCCTGCTTTAGGTGCTGCTTCTTCTTCTGTTTGTTATTTAGCAACGAGTGCTTTTGCGCGTATTCGCTGCCAATTTAATGTGGAAATTGGTCAGTTTGAGGGTGTGGTCGAGAAACTTGCAGAGATTGCTGGGTTAAATTATTTGATCAATTCAACTCGCTTACTCACAGTAGCAGCTGTAAATGAGCATAAAAAACCCTCGGTTGCTTCTGCAATCACTAAATACTTTAATACCGAACTGGCACGAATTGTTGTGAATTCCGCTATGGATGTGCACGCGGGACGAGGCGTTGTAGTGGGGCCTCGCAACTACTTAACTAATTTTTATCAAGGAGTTCCTATTTCCATTACCGTGGAAGGGGCAAATATAATGTCTCGGAATTTATTAATCTTTGGGCAAGGTTCAATGGCATGTCACCCCTATATTCGTGACGAGTTTTATGCTATCTCCAATCAGGATAAAGAAGCATTTAGAAAGGTTATTTGGAAACATATTCAATATTTCTTGCAAAATTTTGCCAAAACAGTATGTTCTGCATGGACAGCAGGTATATTTATTAGTGCACCGAAACAAAAAATGAAACGTGAGTACAAGCGTTTAGCACGTTTAAGCCATGCTTATGCTTGGCTTGCGGATTTGTCTTTAATTAAATTAGGTGGGGATTTAAAGCGTAAAGAACGTTTGTCTGCTCGTCTTGCAGATGGAATGTCATATCTTTACATGGCAATGGCTGTTTTGCGTAATGTGCAATTAAATGGTGATCACCCCGATGATCAATTATATGCTCAGTGGGCGGTTTCTTACTGTTTTTATCATGCACAAAAGGCGATGATTAATTTATGTAATAATTTTCCATCCAGAGTTCTAGGCGCTGTAGTGCGTTTCTTGGCATTTCCTTTAGGACAGACTATGCGTTATCCCAGTGATAAGCTGGATTATAAATTAGTAAAATTGGCAGCGCAGAATAATCTTTATCGGGATCGAGTGAAAAAATCGATTTATTTAAGCGGTGATCCACAACAACCTGTTGATCGCGTCGAACATGCGTTGCAATTAATTATCAAAACTGAAGAAATTACTCAAAAGCTGGGAGATCTAAAACGAGTTAAATTTGGTAAATTAAGAGCCATACTGCAAGAGAAAGTTGAAAAGAACGAAATTAATCAACAGGAAATGGATGAGTTACTCTCAGTGGAGGCCGCGCGTTGGGATGCGATTCTAGTGGATGAATTTACTTTTGACTCCATGAAAAATCGTTCATTTAAATCGGTAATTGATGAGATTAAATCACCATTTATGTAG
- the murU gene encoding N-acetylmuramate alpha-1-phosphate uridylyltransferase MurU has product MKTAMILAAGRGERLKPITEVLPKALCIVKDKPLIEHHIINLAKAGFKQIVINHAYLGGQIRQYLGAGERWNVEICYSPEPPGGLETGGGIVNALPLLGNQPFITVNADIYTDFDFSLLQSANVDSIHVILVPKNPTLNHHGDFGIINENQLSNTPREYTLAGICCYHPQVFTHCKQGRYSVTPIIRHHVEQHKVTASVYKGMWFDIGSLSRLQAVNPI; this is encoded by the coding sequence ATGAAAACAGCAATGATACTCGCTGCCGGCCGAGGAGAACGCTTAAAACCAATCACCGAGGTGCTACCAAAAGCACTGTGCATCGTTAAAGATAAACCTTTAATCGAACATCATATAATTAATTTGGCAAAAGCTGGTTTTAAACAAATTGTGATCAATCATGCCTACCTTGGGGGACAAATTCGGCAATATTTAGGAGCCGGGGAACGTTGGAATGTTGAAATTTGTTATTCTCCAGAACCCCCTGGCGGACTTGAAACAGGTGGAGGCATTGTAAATGCCCTCCCACTGTTAGGTAATCAACCCTTTATTACTGTAAATGCAGACATCTATACTGATTTTGATTTTTCTTTATTACAATCAGCAAATGTTGATTCCATTCACGTCATTTTAGTTCCTAAAAATCCAACTCTTAATCATCATGGAGATTTTGGCATTATCAATGAAAATCAATTAAGCAACACTCCTCGTGAATACACTCTTGCTGGTATCTGCTGCTATCATCCTCAGGTATTCACACACTGTAAACAAGGACGTTACTCTGTAACCCCAATAATTCGGCACCACGTCGAACAACATAAAGTAACTGCTTCTGTTTATAAAGGCATGTGGTTTGATATAGGATCCTTATCGAGGCTGCAAGCAGTGAACCCTATTTAA
- the ppk1 gene encoding polyphosphate kinase 1 translates to METKLDNPEYYINREFSIIAFNQRVLMLANDERVPLLERMRFLSICSSNLDEFFEIRVAGLKEKIAMSSGKLTIDGLRPDEAFSQISQKTHKLIDQLYSIFNKQLLPALNKEKIHFLETEQWTDDIHLWAKHYFKHEIQPIISPIALDLAHPLPQLINKSLNFIISLSGKDAFDRKINYAVVHAPRSIPRVIHLPSELCGDAHYFVYLSSIITTHVDSLFPGMEISGCYSFRLTRNSDLFLREEEIDDLAKAVQREIFSRHYGHVVRLEIEKNCPEKIVDFLLQKYHLRHEDAYYCDGPVNIQRQLTAINSINRPDLNYPRFTAQYPQFPKSERNLFNVLDEQDILLHHPYQSFDVVIDFVRQAANDPNVLAISQTLYRTRSESVMVDALVDAAHSGKEVTAVIELRARFDEESNLKLANRLHAAGILVLYGVVGFKTHAKMTLVVRRAHGKLKRYVHLSTGNYHEYTAKRYTDFGLLTCEPTIASDTQIIFQQLTGLGKVVKLKSLSHSPFTLQKTLLQYIEQCTATALKKGDSEILLKVNGLADKTIIQALYRASQAGVKINLLVRGVCCLKPGLPGVSENIRVLSYIGRFLEHHRIFYFRSDEEEFYFCSSADLMERNLYHRIEIMFPILDEHCKKRIKQEIIKNYLKDNSNTWEMQSDGSYKSITQGSNCAQEKLIRLYQDEETSI, encoded by the coding sequence TTGGAAACTAAGTTGGATAATCCGGAGTATTATATTAATAGAGAGTTTTCTATTATTGCATTTAATCAGAGAGTTCTTATGTTGGCTAATGATGAACGTGTTCCATTGTTGGAAAGAATGCGTTTTCTCAGTATATGCAGCAGTAATCTTGATGAGTTTTTTGAAATCCGTGTTGCAGGCCTAAAAGAAAAAATCGCCATGTCCTCAGGAAAATTAACGATTGATGGTTTACGTCCTGATGAAGCCTTCAGTCAGATTAGTCAAAAAACACATAAACTCATCGACCAACTCTATTCTATATTTAATAAACAACTTCTTCCTGCATTGAATAAAGAAAAGATTCACTTTCTTGAAACAGAACAATGGACTGATGACATCCATTTGTGGGCAAAACACTATTTTAAACATGAGATTCAACCTATAATTAGCCCAATCGCTTTGGACTTAGCCCATCCGCTACCACAATTGATTAATAAAAGCTTAAACTTTATTATTTCTTTAAGTGGAAAAGACGCTTTTGATCGTAAAATTAACTATGCGGTAGTGCATGCTCCTCGATCAATTCCAAGAGTCATTCATTTACCTTCTGAGTTATGCGGTGATGCTCATTATTTTGTATACCTTTCTTCTATTATTACAACTCATGTGGATAGTTTATTTCCTGGAATGGAAATTAGTGGGTGTTATTCTTTTCGTCTTACTCGCAATAGTGACTTATTTTTGCGTGAAGAAGAAATTGATGATTTAGCCAAAGCGGTACAACGTGAAATTTTTTCACGCCACTATGGTCATGTAGTTCGGCTTGAAATTGAAAAAAATTGTCCTGAAAAAATAGTTGATTTTTTACTGCAAAAATATCATCTTCGTCATGAAGACGCTTATTATTGTGATGGGCCAGTGAATATTCAACGTCAATTAACAGCCATTAATAGTATTAATAGGCCCGATCTGAATTATCCTCGTTTTACGGCCCAATACCCCCAATTTCCCAAATCAGAACGTAACTTATTTAACGTGCTCGACGAACAAGATATTTTATTGCATCACCCCTATCAAAGCTTTGATGTAGTGATTGATTTTGTGCGACAAGCAGCAAATGACCCTAATGTTTTAGCAATCAGCCAAACCTTATATCGAACTCGCTCGGAATCAGTTATGGTTGATGCTTTAGTTGATGCAGCACATTCTGGTAAAGAAGTTACCGCTGTCATCGAATTGAGAGCTCGTTTTGATGAAGAATCCAATCTGAAATTAGCAAACCGTTTGCATGCCGCAGGAATTCTTGTACTTTATGGCGTGGTAGGATTTAAAACTCATGCCAAAATGACCTTAGTTGTTCGTAGAGCCCATGGAAAATTGAAGCGTTATGTTCATTTAAGTACTGGAAACTATCATGAATATACTGCAAAACGTTATACTGATTTTGGATTATTAACCTGTGAACCGACCATTGCATCAGATACCCAAATTATTTTTCAACAATTAACCGGCTTAGGCAAAGTAGTTAAACTCAAGTCATTAAGTCATTCCCCATTTACGTTACAAAAAACTTTATTGCAATATATAGAACAATGTACCGCTACTGCCTTAAAAAAAGGAGATAGCGAAATCCTTCTTAAAGTAAATGGATTAGCGGATAAAACCATTATCCAAGCTTTATATAGAGCATCACAGGCCGGAGTCAAAATAAATTTGCTGGTACGCGGAGTTTGCTGTCTAAAACCAGGATTGCCTGGCGTTTCAGAAAATATACGCGTACTTTCCTATATAGGACGATTTTTAGAACATCATCGAATATTTTATTTTCGGAGTGATGAAGAAGAATTTTATTTTTGTTCGAGTGCTGATCTCATGGAAAGGAATTTATATCATCGTATTGAAATTATGTTCCCCATTCTTGATGAACATTGCAAAAAACGAATAAAGCAGGAAATTATTAAAAACTACCTTAAAGATAATAGCAATACCTGGGAGATGCAAAGCGATGGTAGTTATAAATCAATCACTCAAGGTAGTAACTGCGCCCAAGAAAAACTCATTAGGTTGTATCAAGATGAAGAAACTTCAATTTGA
- a CDS encoding S66 peptidase family protein, with amino-acid sequence MKKLPVLSVGDCVEIIAPSSRSTDKQLFELKELLESWGLNCIVQNDIFGKDLLCANTDEMRLKYLKNALQNSQTKAVICVRGGYGSARLISKLADTHPPESSKIFVGISDVTCLHLYLQQHWGWPTIHGAAAPDKFSQESIASVKSILFADAPVKFNGLIPLNMQAQKEGFIQASVTGGNLTIIQSGIGTCWQIDSQNKIVLLEEIGERGYRVDRMLEHLKQACIFTNAAAILLGDFLEGLEPNGTSLIDPVLQRFAESSDIPVLRIRGIGHGPINFPIPLGTKASLQLGENAQLTCFR; translated from the coding sequence ATGAAAAAGCTACCTGTTTTAAGTGTTGGCGATTGTGTTGAAATTATTGCGCCATCCTCTCGCAGTACTGACAAACAGTTATTTGAATTAAAAGAATTATTAGAGTCTTGGGGCTTAAACTGTATTGTGCAGAACGATATTTTTGGCAAGGATTTATTATGTGCGAATACGGATGAAATGCGTTTAAAATATCTAAAAAATGCCCTGCAAAATTCACAGACAAAGGCGGTGATTTGTGTCCGAGGTGGCTATGGTTCTGCGCGCTTGATCTCGAAATTAGCAGATACCCATCCTCCTGAGAGCAGTAAAATATTTGTGGGTATTAGTGATGTGACTTGTCTTCATCTTTATTTACAGCAGCATTGGGGATGGCCAACAATTCATGGAGCCGCTGCTCCTGATAAATTTTCCCAGGAATCTATTGCTTCTGTAAAGTCAATTTTGTTTGCTGATGCGCCAGTAAAATTTAATGGACTAATTCCACTTAACATGCAGGCCCAAAAAGAGGGCTTCATTCAAGCGTCCGTTACCGGCGGTAATTTGACAATCATTCAGTCTGGAATTGGAACATGTTGGCAAATTGATAGTCAAAATAAGATTGTTTTACTCGAAGAGATTGGAGAACGCGGCTACCGCGTTGATCGCATGCTAGAGCATTTAAAGCAAGCCTGTATTTTTACAAATGCTGCTGCAATTTTATTGGGTGATTTTCTTGAAGGCCTTGAACCTAACGGTACCTCTCTAATTGATCCTGTTTTGCAGCGTTTTGCAGAAAGTAGCGATATTCCAGTGTTAAGAATCAGAGGCATAGGTCATGGTCCTATTAACTTTCCTATTCCTTTGGGAACAAAAGCGTCTTTGCAATTAGGTGAAAATGCACAATTAACTTGTTTTCGATAA